The proteins below come from a single Oscillospiraceae bacterium genomic window:
- the gdhA gene encoding NADP-specific glutamate dehydrogenase, translated as MAIQNAYLQGVYEGLAKRNPEQKEFLQAVEEVLESLEPVVEAHPEYEKAGLIERLVEPERIIMFRVPWVDDAGKVQVNRGYRVQFNSAIGPYKGGLRFHPSVNLSILKFLGFEQCFKNSLTGLPMGGGKGGADFDPHGKSDAEVMRFCQSFMTELYRHIGPDTDVPAGDIGVGGREVGYLFGQYKRLQNEYTGVLTGKGIPFGGSLARTEATGYGLCYFAKEMLADAGKSFEGQRVVISGSGNVATYANQKATQLGGKVIAMSDSNGYIVDENGIDYKVIKEIKEVKRARIKTYLEYVPTAKYVEGSQGIWTVPCDIALPCATQNELRLDGAEALVANGCYCVAEGANMPSTPEAIAYLQSHGVLFAPAKASNAGGVATSGLEMSQNSLRLSWTFEEVDERLHNIMVNIYKTAATTAEKYGMKGNLVAGANIAGFEKIASAMMSQGIV; from the coding sequence ATGGCAATTCAGAATGCTTACCTGCAGGGTGTATATGAGGGCCTTGCAAAGCGCAACCCCGAGCAGAAGGAGTTTTTGCAGGCGGTCGAGGAAGTCCTCGAGAGCCTCGAGCCTGTTGTTGAGGCTCACCCCGAATATGAGAAGGCCGGTCTGATCGAGCGCCTTGTCGAGCCCGAGCGCATCATCATGTTCCGTGTGCCTTGGGTGGACGATGCCGGTAAGGTGCAGGTCAACCGCGGCTACCGCGTCCAGTTCAACTCCGCCATCGGCCCCTACAAAGGCGGTCTGCGTTTCCACCCCTCTGTCAACCTGTCTATCCTGAAGTTCCTCGGCTTTGAGCAGTGCTTCAAGAACAGCCTGACCGGCCTGCCCATGGGTGGCGGCAAGGGCGGCGCTGACTTTGACCCCCACGGCAAGTCTGACGCCGAGGTCATGCGCTTCTGCCAGAGCTTTATGACCGAGCTGTACCGCCACATCGGCCCCGACACCGACGTGCCCGCCGGTGATATTGGCGTTGGCGGCCGTGAGGTCGGCTATCTGTTCGGCCAGTACAAGCGCTTGCAGAATGAGTACACCGGCGTCCTGACCGGCAAGGGCATCCCCTTCGGCGGCTCCCTCGCCCGTACCGAGGCCACCGGCTACGGCCTGTGCTACTTTGCCAAGGAAATGCTGGCTGACGCCGGCAAGAGCTTCGAGGGCCAGCGCGTGGTCATCTCCGGCTCCGGCAATGTGGCCACCTACGCCAACCAGAAGGCCACCCAGCTGGGCGGCAAGGTCATCGCCATGTCCGACTCCAACGGCTACATCGTGGACGAGAACGGTATTGACTATAAGGTCATCAAGGAGATCAAAGAGGTCAAGCGCGCCCGCATCAAGACCTATCTGGAGTATGTCCCCACCGCCAAGTATGTCGAGGGCAGTCAGGGCATCTGGACCGTCCCCTGCGACATCGCCCTGCCCTGTGCCACCCAGAACGAGCTGCGTCTGGACGGTGCCGAGGCGCTGGTCGCCAACGGCTGCTACTGCGTAGCCGAGGGTGCCAACATGCCTTCCACCCCCGAGGCCATCGCCTACCTGCAGAGCCACGGCGTTCTGTTTGCCCCCGCCAAGGCATCCAACGCCGGCGGTGTTGCCACCTCCGGCTTGGAGATGAGCCAGAACAGCCTGCGCCTGTCCTGGACCTTCGAGGAGGTCGATGAGCGTCTGCACAACATCATGGTCAACATCTACAAGACTGCCGCCACCACCGCCGAGAAGTACGGCATGAAGGGCAACCTTGTGGCCGGTGCCAACATCGCCGGCTTTGAGAAGATCGCCTCCGCCATGATGAGTCAGGGCATTGTCTGA
- a CDS encoding HAMP domain-containing histidine kinase, translating into MPAAPRCTPGTRSRRLSRSFDAMADAVQEKIADLQADVQRREDFVGAFTHELKTPMTSIIGYADILATMQTDPAEQREAAAAIAHEGRRLEALSHKLLALLGLSEEALTLTAVPLDSLWPRLRAACPAAVLQTPPPPAPIVAGDAELLLDLLCNLVQNAVRAAAPGSPVALYCSQSGDAVTLTVADTGCGIPPEELPRITEPFYMVDKSRARRQGGSGLGLALCQRIAAAHGSALQIESELGKGTRVSVTLPVWREVQS; encoded by the coding sequence ATGCCCGCCGCACCGCGCTGCACACCGGGGACGAGATCGAGACGCCTGAGCCGCAGCTTTGACGCAATGGCGGACGCCGTGCAGGAGAAGATCGCCGATCTGCAGGCCGATGTTCAACGGCGGGAGGATTTTGTCGGGGCGTTCACCCATGAGCTGAAGACCCCGATGACAAGCATCATCGGCTATGCGGATATTCTGGCCACGATGCAGACCGACCCCGCAGAGCAGCGCGAGGCCGCGGCAGCCATCGCCCATGAGGGGCGGCGGCTTGAGGCGCTGAGCCATAAACTGCTGGCGCTGCTTGGCCTGAGCGAGGAGGCGCTGACCCTGACGGCGGTCCCGCTGGACAGCCTGTGGCCCCGGCTGCGGGCGGCCTGCCCGGCAGCGGTGCTGCAGACCCCGCCGCCCCCTGCGCCCATCGTGGCCGGGGATGCCGAGCTGCTGCTGGATCTGCTCTGCAATCTGGTGCAGAACGCCGTGCGGGCCGCCGCGCCCGGCAGCCCCGTTGCGCTGTACTGCAGCCAAAGCGGGGATGCCGTCACCCTGACGGTGGCCGATACCGGCTGCGGCATCCCCCCGGAGGAGCTGCCCCGCATCACAGAGCCGTTTTATATGGTGGATAAATCCCGCGCGCGCCGTCAGGGCGGCAGCGGGCTGGGGTTGGCGCTCTGCCAGCGCATCGCAGCGGCCCACGGCAGTGCGCTGCAGATCGAAAGCGAGCTGGGCAAGGGCACACGGGTCAGCGTGACGCTGCCCGTCTGGAGGGAGGTGCAGTCATGA
- a CDS encoding response regulator transcription factor gives MNHILIAEDEHLIARLVEMTLTRAGYRCTVAEDGRTAADLIEKTDFDMAILDIMLPGLDGYDLLASLKPQGVPVIFLTAKSAVKDRVLGLRLGADDYITKPFAAEELVARMETVLRRTGRGGRELRAFDIRLDTQDRTAWRGDAPLDLRRREFDLLELLMRNRGAALYRDVIFSRVWGGEPDSECLRTVDTHIARLRKKLGWTTEQLETIYRVGYRLKKE, from the coding sequence ATGAATCACATACTGATCGCAGAGGATGAGCATCTGATCGCGCGGCTCGTTGAAATGACGCTGACCCGCGCCGGCTACCGCTGCACCGTGGCCGAGGACGGCCGCACAGCGGCGGATCTGATCGAAAAGACGGATTTTGATATGGCGATACTTGACATTATGCTGCCCGGGCTGGACGGCTATGACCTGCTGGCCAGCCTGAAGCCGCAGGGCGTGCCGGTCATCTTCCTGACGGCCAAGAGCGCTGTGAAGGACAGGGTGCTGGGCCTGCGGCTGGGGGCGGACGATTATATCACCAAGCCCTTTGCCGCCGAGGAGTTGGTGGCACGGATGGAGACCGTGCTGCGCCGCACCGGGCGCGGCGGGCGGGAGCTGCGCGCCTTTGACATACGGCTGGACACCCAGGACCGCACCGCATGGCGTGGTGATGCGCCGCTGGATCTGCGGCGGCGGGAGTTTGACCTGCTGGAGCTGCTGATGCGCAACCGGGGCGCGGCGCTCTACCGCGATGTGATCTTTTCGCGGGTATGGGGCGGGGAGCCGGACAGCGAATGTCTGCGCACCGTGGATACCCACATTGCCCGGCTGCGCAAAAAGCTTGGCTGGACGACCGAGCAGCTCGAGACGATCTACCGAGTCGGCTACCGCCTTAAAAAAGAATAG
- a CDS encoding glycoside hydrolase family 3 C-terminal domain-containing protein, whose amino-acid sequence MNPTVQELVAALTLEEKAGLCSGADFWHTKAVARLGIPAIKVSDGPHGLRTQREGSTDPNDSIEAVCFPAGCAAAASFDPALTRRMGAALGREARANGVQILLGPAVNIKRSPLCGRNFEYYSEDPYLAGELAAGFINGVQSEGVGTSIKHFAANDQETRRLSVNSRVDERTLQEIYLPAFEAAVKKARPWTVMCSYNRLNGTYASENKPLLTDILRGAWGFDGFVMSDWGAVNDRVKGIAAGLELEMPGSQGVNDRRLIDAVRSGALDEAVLDRAVTRILNIVLLAADLAQRPAAFDRAAHHRLAAELAAQSGVLLRNLGALPLHRGQKVVYIGAYADQPRYQGGGSSHVNTTAVSALDAALLHDRMVQYVEGFPADRDQRDEAEFLRAVTAAEAADVAVIFAGLPDSFESEGGDRRHMRLPDCQNNLIARVAAVQKNTVVVLHTGAPVECPWADDVSSVLCMYLAGEGVGEAEDALLWGDADPCGRLPETWPLRLEDTPCYLDFPGDGVTADYREGVYVGYRWYDARRMPVRWPFGHGLSYTGYVYRNAVLSADTLADQGLVTVQVTVKNSGAMQGAEVVQLYVADTTGAPVAGGRVPQVLRGFQKIALQPGEEQVVTFTLTPRDLSHYDAALHDWYAAPGRYEIRIGHSSRDIRVTLPLHYAGTRLPPLQVDETTPLGILLADPRTAPVVQHALRAETAAMTNGGGDGLMPPEAMAQMFDALTLRNMINFGGPQAEEKLTKLLETLQDAVQ is encoded by the coding sequence ATGAACCCTACTGTGCAAGAGCTTGTCGCTGCACTGACGCTGGAGGAGAAGGCCGGGCTTTGCTCCGGCGCGGATTTCTGGCATACCAAGGCGGTCGCGCGGCTGGGCATCCCGGCCATCAAGGTCAGCGACGGCCCCCACGGCCTGCGCACCCAGCGGGAGGGCAGCACCGACCCCAACGACAGCATCGAGGCGGTCTGCTTCCCGGCAGGGTGTGCGGCAGCCGCATCCTTTGACCCGGCGCTGACCCGCCGCATGGGTGCCGCCCTCGGGCGGGAGGCCCGCGCAAACGGCGTGCAGATCCTGCTGGGGCCTGCCGTCAACATCAAGCGCAGCCCCCTGTGCGGCCGCAATTTTGAATACTACTCCGAGGACCCCTACCTTGCCGGTGAGCTGGCCGCAGGGTTCATCAACGGTGTGCAGAGCGAGGGCGTAGGCACAAGCATCAAGCACTTTGCCGCCAACGATCAGGAGACCCGCCGCCTGTCGGTAAACAGCCGCGTGGACGAGCGCACCCTGCAGGAGATCTATCTGCCCGCCTTTGAGGCCGCCGTGAAAAAGGCCCGCCCATGGACCGTGATGTGCAGCTACAACCGGCTCAACGGCACCTATGCGAGCGAGAACAAGCCGCTGCTGACCGACATTCTGCGCGGGGCGTGGGGCTTTGACGGCTTTGTCATGTCCGACTGGGGCGCGGTGAACGACCGTGTTAAGGGCATTGCCGCCGGCCTTGAGCTGGAGATGCCCGGCTCGCAGGGGGTCAACGACCGCAGGCTCATCGACGCCGTGCGCAGCGGCGCACTGGACGAGGCCGTGCTGGACCGCGCCGTGACCCGCATCCTGAACATCGTCCTGCTGGCGGCGGATCTGGCGCAGCGGCCCGCCGCGTTTGACCGCGCCGCGCACCACCGGCTGGCCGCCGAGCTGGCCGCCCAGAGCGGCGTGCTGCTGCGCAACCTTGGCGCGCTGCCGCTGCACCGCGGGCAGAAGGTCGTCTACATCGGCGCCTATGCTGACCAGCCGCGCTATCAGGGCGGCGGCTCAAGCCATGTGAACACGACCGCCGTCAGCGCGCTGGACGCCGCGCTGCTGCATGACCGGATGGTCCAGTATGTCGAGGGCTTCCCCGCCGACCGCGACCAGCGGGACGAGGCCGAGTTCCTGCGGGCCGTCACCGCCGCCGAGGCTGCCGATGTGGCGGTCATCTTTGCGGGCCTGCCCGACAGCTTTGAGAGCGAGGGCGGCGACCGCCGCCACATGCGCCTGCCCGACTGCCAGAACAACCTGATTGCCCGGGTGGCCGCCGTGCAGAAGAACACCGTGGTCGTGCTGCACACCGGTGCGCCGGTGGAATGTCCGTGGGCGGACGATGTATCGTCCGTTCTCTGCATGTACCTTGCGGGCGAGGGTGTCGGCGAGGCCGAGGACGCCCTGCTGTGGGGCGATGCCGACCCCTGCGGCCGCCTGCCCGAGACCTGGCCCCTGCGGCTGGAGGACACGCCCTGCTATCTGGATTTCCCGGGTGACGGCGTGACGGCCGACTACCGCGAGGGTGTCTATGTGGGCTACCGCTGGTACGATGCCCGCCGTATGCCGGTGCGCTGGCCCTTCGGCCACGGGCTGAGCTACACGGGCTATGTCTACCGCAATGCCGTGCTGAGCGCCGACACGCTGGCGGATCAGGGCCTTGTGACGGTGCAGGTCACCGTGAAAAACAGCGGCGCCATGCAGGGTGCCGAGGTCGTGCAGCTCTATGTAGCCGATACGACCGGCGCGCCGGTTGCCGGCGGGCGGGTGCCGCAGGTGCTGCGCGGCTTCCAAAAGATCGCGCTGCAGCCCGGCGAGGAGCAGGTCGTCACCTTTACCCTGACACCCCGCGACCTGAGCCATTACGATGCCGCGCTGCATGACTGGTACGCTGCGCCCGGCCGGTATGAGATCCGGATCGGCCATTCCAGCCGGGACATCCGCGTCACGCTGCCGCTGCACTACGCGGGCACCCGCCTGCCGCCGCTGCAGGTGGACGAGACCACACCGCTGGGTATCCTGCTGGCGGACCCGCGCACCGCGCCCGTGGTGCAGCATGCCCTGCGCGCAGAGACCGCAGCGATGACCAACGGCGGCGGGGACGGCCTGATGCCGCCCGAGGCCATGGCCCAGATGTTTGACGCGCTGACCCTGCGCAATATGATCAACTTCGGCGGCCCGCAGGCCGAGGAAAAGCTGACGAAGCTGCTGGAAACGCTGCAGGATGCCGTACAATAA
- the trxA gene encoding thioredoxin: MSIKLTEQNFDAEVLQSALPVVVDFWADWCGPCKMMGPVLEELAAAHPTVKVGKVNTDENLQLAMARKIDAIPALLLFKNGQEVSRSVGYRPAAELEAWLRENGAI; encoded by the coding sequence ATGTCTATCAAGCTGACCGAACAGAATTTTGATGCCGAGGTGCTGCAGAGCGCCCTGCCGGTCGTGGTCGATTTTTGGGCAGACTGGTGCGGCCCCTGCAAGATGATGGGCCCCGTGCTGGAGGAGCTGGCCGCCGCCCACCCCACCGTGAAGGTGGGCAAGGTCAACACCGATGAAAACCTGCAGCTGGCAATGGCCCGCAAGATCGACGCCATCCCGGCGCTGCTGCTCTTCAAAAACGGGCAGGAGGTCAGCCGCTCGGTCGGCTACCGCCCCGCCGCCGAGCTGGAGGCCTGGCTGCGCGAGAACGGCGCAATCTGA
- a CDS encoding GNAT family N-acetyltransferase — protein sequence MTGTAMYGPAPSTAADRAPTPAPAWVYLLRCADGSLYGGWTNDLARRLKAHRSGKGGARYTKSHGRASVQLAYAEKCADKSAALQREAAIKKLPKVEKEALAAKWSADNKITLRMATPDDAAAVCTLYNWYVRHGVQTFQYTPSTVEDYRANIEEVLQHAPFLLAESADGRLRGFACAHLWHTREAYAWDVETTVYCAPDCIGQGVGGRLYRALLALLKKQGYYTAFALVTGSNRQSNDFHRALGFQKMATERRTGYKFGQWLDLDYWRLPLQDAEGEPQPVRKQLTAEEIAEVTG from the coding sequence ATGACCGGCACGGCAATGTACGGCCCCGCTCCCAGCACCGCCGCCGACCGCGCGCCGACCCCCGCCCCGGCGTGGGTCTACCTGCTGCGCTGCGCGGACGGCAGCCTGTACGGCGGCTGGACGAATGATCTTGCCCGCCGCCTAAAGGCGCACCGCAGCGGCAAGGGCGGCGCACGGTACACAAAAAGCCATGGCCGTGCGTCTGTTCAGCTTGCCTACGCTGAAAAATGCGCCGACAAAAGCGCGGCCTTACAGCGCGAAGCAGCGATCAAAAAGCTGCCGAAGGTTGAAAAGGAGGCGCTGGCCGCAAAGTGGAGCGCCGACAACAAAATTACCCTGCGGATGGCAACGCCCGACGATGCCGCCGCCGTCTGTACGCTGTACAACTGGTATGTCCGCCACGGCGTGCAGACCTTTCAGTACACGCCGTCCACGGTCGAGGACTACCGCGCCAACATCGAGGAGGTGCTGCAGCACGCGCCCTTTCTGCTGGCGGAAAGCGCCGACGGCCGCCTGCGCGGCTTTGCCTGCGCCCACCTGTGGCACACGCGGGAGGCCTATGCATGGGATGTTGAAACGACCGTCTACTGTGCGCCCGACTGCATCGGTCAGGGTGTGGGCGGCCGGCTCTACCGCGCCCTGCTGGCGCTGCTGAAAAAGCAGGGCTACTACACCGCCTTTGCGCTGGTCACGGGCAGCAACCGGCAGAGCAACGACTTTCACCGCGCGCTGGGCTTTCAAAAGATGGCCACCGAGCGGCGCACCGGGTATAAGTTTGGCCAGTGGCTGGACCTTGACTACTGGCGTCTGCCCCTGCAGGATGCTGAGGGCGAACCCCAGCCGGTGAGAAAGCAGCTGACCGCAGAGGAAATTGCGGAAGTGACAGGGTAA
- a CDS encoding MYG1 family protein, whose protein sequence is MKIPAKGFTHGGKFHADDVFSTALLQILRPDIQITRGFTVPDDFDGIVYDVGGGMFDHHSEPRETRPNGVPYAAFGLLWRVLGAQLVGEHQARLLDENFIQPLDLNDNTGEQNSLADAIGSFNPLWDSKDDPDACFWRAVPVARQILENEIAAANAVNRADDTVRQAYANMRDGIVVLPAYMPWKNGLYKTDAIFVVYPSQRGGYSAQCVNDHRTKRSKQPFPVAWAGKPEEQLRKISGLGLRFCHPSRFLITADDKAAAIEACRRTLRAAGRPVSE, encoded by the coding sequence ATGAAAATCCCTGCAAAAGGCTTTACCCACGGCGGAAAATTCCATGCCGATGATGTTTTTTCGACTGCGCTGCTGCAGATCCTGCGCCCCGACATCCAGATCACGCGCGGCTTTACCGTGCCCGATGACTTCGATGGCATCGTCTACGATGTCGGCGGCGGTATGTTCGACCACCATTCCGAGCCGCGGGAGACCCGCCCCAACGGCGTGCCCTACGCGGCGTTCGGCCTGCTGTGGCGGGTGCTGGGCGCCCAGCTTGTGGGCGAGCATCAGGCACGCCTGCTGGACGAGAACTTTATCCAGCCCCTTGACCTGAACGACAACACCGGCGAGCAGAACTCGCTGGCCGATGCCATCGGCAGCTTTAACCCGCTGTGGGACTCAAAGGATGACCCCGATGCCTGCTTCTGGCGCGCTGTGCCGGTGGCAAGGCAGATCCTTGAAAACGAGATCGCCGCCGCCAACGCCGTCAACCGTGCCGATGACACGGTCCGTCAGGCCTACGCCAATATGCGGGACGGCATTGTTGTGCTGCCCGCCTATATGCCGTGGAAAAACGGCCTCTACAAGACCGATGCGATCTTTGTGGTCTACCCCAGCCAGCGCGGCGGCTACAGCGCCCAGTGCGTCAATGACCACCGCACCAAGCGCAGCAAGCAGCCCTTCCCGGTCGCGTGGGCCGGCAAGCCGGAGGAGCAGCTGCGCAAGATCAGCGGCCTCGGCCTGCGCTTCTGCCACCCCAGCCGGTTCCTGATTACCGCCGACGATAAGGCCGCCGCCATCGAGGCCTGCCGCCGCACCCTGCGGGCCGCCGGCCGCCCGGTCAGCGAATGA
- the yfcE gene encoding phosphodiesterase, producing the protein MKLLIASDIHGAADCCRSLLDAWDREGADRLLLLGDILYHGPRNDLPPAYAPKQVLALLNARRDRIFCVRGNCDTEVDQMVLEFPILADYAVLTAGQRLIYATHGHRYNTAHLPPLQPGDILLHGHTHIPAWEQFGRDNLYLNPGSVSIPKENSPRSYMTLQDGVLVWKDLDGAAYHTLHL; encoded by the coding sequence ATGAAGCTGCTCATTGCATCGGACATCCACGGCGCGGCGGACTGCTGCCGCAGCCTGCTGGACGCATGGGACCGCGAGGGTGCGGACAGGCTGCTTTTGCTGGGCGATATTCTGTACCACGGCCCGCGCAACGACCTGCCGCCGGCGTATGCCCCCAAGCAGGTGCTGGCCCTGCTCAATGCGCGCAGGGACCGTATTTTCTGCGTGCGCGGCAACTGTGATACCGAGGTGGACCAGATGGTGCTGGAATTCCCCATTCTGGCCGACTATGCCGTGCTCACAGCGGGGCAGCGGCTCATCTACGCCACCCACGGCCACCGGTACAACACGGCCCACCTGCCGCCGCTGCAGCCGGGGGATATTCTGCTGCACGGCCACACCCATATCCCCGCGTGGGAGCAGTTCGGCCGTGACAACCTGTACCTCAACCCCGGCTCGGTCTCGATCCCCAAGGAAAACAGCCCCCGCAGCTATATGACGCTGCAGGACGGCGTGCTTGTGTGGAAGGATTTGGACGGGGCAGCGTATCATACCCTGCATTTGTAA
- the nadA gene encoding quinolinate synthase NadA: MTTHELQQEILRLKKEKNVCILAHAYQSQAVLEVADYTGDSYGLSVQAAKTDAAGVIMCGVRFMAETCKILSPEKTVWLANPMAGCPMAEQLDLPALRALKAQYPGYATVAYINTTSALKTECDVCVTSSSAVNICRALDADKILFIPDPNLGSYVAAQLPEKQFAFYHGGCPRHMVVSAADVARARAAHPDAELLVHPECRAEVVAQADYVGSTTGIMAYAKKSAAREFIIGTENSIVEHLSFDCPDKSFYPLAVQLTCMNMKLTTLPDIYRCLLGTGGEQITLPDDIMAGAGRCIRRMVELGG, translated from the coding sequence ATGACAACGCATGAGCTGCAGCAGGAGATCCTGCGCCTGAAGAAAGAGAAGAATGTCTGTATCCTGGCCCACGCCTACCAGAGCCAGGCCGTGCTGGAGGTTGCCGACTACACCGGCGATTCCTACGGGCTGAGCGTGCAGGCCGCCAAGACCGATGCGGCGGGCGTCATCATGTGCGGCGTGCGGTTTATGGCCGAGACCTGCAAGATCCTCAGCCCGGAAAAGACCGTCTGGCTGGCAAACCCGATGGCCGGCTGCCCGATGGCCGAGCAGCTGGACCTGCCCGCGCTGCGGGCGCTGAAGGCGCAGTACCCCGGCTACGCCACAGTGGCCTACATCAACACGACCTCGGCGCTGAAAACCGAGTGCGATGTCTGCGTGACCTCCTCCAGCGCCGTCAACATCTGCCGTGCGCTCGATGCCGATAAGATCCTGTTCATTCCGGACCCGAACCTTGGCAGCTATGTGGCTGCGCAGCTGCCCGAAAAGCAGTTTGCGTTCTACCACGGCGGCTGCCCGCGGCATATGGTCGTTTCGGCGGCCGATGTAGCCCGGGCGCGCGCCGCCCACCCGGACGCGGAGCTGCTCGTCCACCCCGAGTGCCGCGCCGAGGTCGTGGCGCAGGCCGACTATGTCGGCTCAACGACCGGCATCATGGCGTATGCGAAAAAATCCGCCGCGCGGGAGTTCATCATCGGCACCGAGAACAGCATCGTGGAGCATCTCTCCTTCGACTGCCCGGACAAGAGCTTCTACCCGTTGGCCGTGCAGCTGACCTGCATGAACATGAAGCTGACCACCCTGCCCGACATCTACCGCTGCCTGCTGGGCACCGGCGGCGAGCAGATCACCCTGCCGGACGACATCATGGCCGGTGCGGGCCGCTGCATCCGCCGCATGGTTGAGCTGGGCGGCTGA
- a CDS encoding transcription repressor NadR — protein sequence MTTAERREAILAQLGRKPIAARTLAAKYGVSRQVIVQDLAVLRAAHPNVISTARGYVRQQAESACTREFKVRHTPAQTGLELNLIVDCGGRVCSTSISHRVYGRITVELDIRSRQDVLEFLQAFEDSASTVLSTATDGYHYHLVEAATPERLDLIEKELQEHGFLAPLQPWEK from the coding sequence ATGACCACCGCCGAGCGCCGGGAGGCCATTCTGGCCCAGCTGGGCCGCAAGCCCATTGCAGCCCGGACATTGGCTGCCAAGTACGGCGTCAGCCGTCAGGTCATCGTGCAGGATCTGGCGGTGCTGCGGGCCGCGCACCCGAATGTGATCTCGACCGCGCGCGGCTATGTGCGCCAGCAGGCGGAGAGCGCCTGCACCCGCGAGTTCAAGGTGCGCCACACCCCCGCCCAGACCGGGCTGGAGCTGAACCTGATCGTTGACTGCGGCGGCCGGGTGTGCAGCACCAGCATCAGCCACCGCGTCTACGGGCGCATCACGGTCGAGCTGGACATACGCTCCCGTCAGGATGTGCTGGAATTTCTGCAGGCGTTTGAGGACAGCGCCTCGACCGTGCTGTCCACCGCTACGGACGGCTACCACTACCATCTGGTGGAGGCAGCCACCCCCGAGCGGCTTGATCTGATCGAAAAGGAGCTGCAGGAGCACGGCTTTCTGGCACCGCTGCAGCCGTGGGAAAAATAA
- the nadC gene encoding carboxylating nicotinate-nucleotide diphosphorylase, which translates to MNEIMRLLNVDPLLLQALREDMPGEDVSTNAVMPCACPGTVDLIAKQDGIVAGLDVFARVFTLLDPATEVEFFCKDGDAVKNGEELGVVNGDIRVLLSGERVALNYLQRMSGIATYTHEVASLLEGTGITLLDTRKTSPNNRVFEKYAVRVGGGCNHRTGLSDGVLLKDNHIGAAGGVAKAVAMARAYAPFVRKIEIEVENLDQTREAVEAGADIIMLDNMSDADMRAAVQLIAGRAQTECSGNVTKENIARLKDIGVDFVSSGALTHSAPILDLSMKHLRPLDKEEA; encoded by the coding sequence ATGAATGAGATCATGCGTCTTTTAAATGTGGACCCGCTGCTGCTGCAGGCCCTGCGGGAGGATATGCCCGGCGAGGATGTGTCCACCAACGCCGTTATGCCCTGCGCCTGCCCCGGCACCGTTGACCTGATCGCCAAGCAGGACGGTATTGTTGCCGGTCTGGATGTCTTTGCACGCGTCTTTACCCTGCTGGACCCCGCCACCGAGGTCGAGTTCTTCTGCAAGGACGGCGATGCGGTCAAAAACGGCGAGGAGCTCGGCGTTGTCAACGGCGATATCCGCGTCCTGCTCTCCGGCGAGCGCGTGGCGCTGAACTATCTGCAGCGGATGAGCGGCATTGCCACCTACACCCATGAGGTCGCATCCCTGCTGGAGGGCACCGGCATCACCCTGCTGGACACCCGCAAGACCAGCCCGAACAACCGCGTGTTTGAGAAGTACGCCGTCCGCGTGGGCGGCGGCTGCAACCACCGCACCGGCCTGTCTGACGGCGTGCTGCTCAAGGATAACCACATCGGCGCGGCGGGCGGCGTGGCCAAGGCGGTTGCCATGGCCAGAGCCTACGCGCCCTTTGTGCGCAAGATCGAGATCGAGGTCGAGAACCTTGACCAGACCCGCGAGGCAGTCGAGGCCGGTGCCGACATCATCATGCTGGACAATATGAGCGATGCCGATATGCGCGCCGCCGTGCAGCTGATCGCAGGCCGCGCCCAGACCGAGTGCAGCGGCAATGTCACGAAGGAAAACATCGCCCGCCTCAAGGACATCGGCGTGGACTTTGTCTCAAGCGGTGCGCTGACCCACTCGGCCCCGATCCTTGACCTCTCGATGAAGCATCTGCGCCCGCTGGACAAGGAGGAAGCCTGA